The following nucleotide sequence is from Kiritimatiella glycovorans.
AGATGATGACACAAAAAACAACACGATGGATCGCCGCTTTCGCGGCGGTATTGATAAGTGGCGTCGTCCAGGCGGAAACCCTTCGCCCGGTCTGGCCGCAGTGCGAACGGCTGGAGACGGCCATTCTCAAGCCGGGGCAGACCCCTGAGTTTTCCTGGGGACTCGATGCCGACGGGCGCGACGGCGCGGCGCAGTCAGCCTATCAGATCAAGGTCGCCACGCCCGACGGCAAAGCGGTCTGGGACAGCGGCAAAGTCGAATCGGACGACACGCTGGATGTGCCCTACGGCGGCCCGGCGCTCGCGCCCGCCTCGCAGTTCGACTGGCAGGTGCGCGTCTTTGACGAGAAGGGCAAGGCCTCGGACTGGACCGACCCGCAGCGCTTCTTCACCGGCCTCAAAAGCTGGAAGTCGCAATGGATCACCTCGCCGGAGATTGCCGCCTTGGCGGGCAACCGCGACAAGCTGCTCGAATACCATCCGGTGCGCATGTTCCGCCAGGAGTGGTCGATCGAAAAGCCGGTCAAAACCGCCACGCTCTACCTCTCCTCGCTGGGCTGCTACCGCGGCTGGATCAATGGCCAACTCGTCAGCGAAGACCGCTTCGCCCCGTCGATCGCCCAGTATGGCATCCGCATTTTCTACCGCGCCTACGACGTGGGCGACCTGCTCAAAGCGGGCGATAACGCGATCGCGGCGATCCTCGGCCGGGGTTCGTTCGCGGACGGTAAATTTGGAAGCTACGGTCAGGATTTTGTGACGCGGTTGCGGGCGCAGCTCGAAATCGAATATGCCGACGGCTCGCGCGAGACCGTCGCCACCGGCCCCGACTGGCGCAGCATGCAGGAGCGGAGCCCCTGGCGCTCGGCGGACTTCAATCTGGGCGGCACCTACGACGCCCGCCTCTTCGATCCCGCCTGGACCACGGTGGACTTTGACGACAGCGACTGGAAACAGGCCGTGGTCTCCGCCCCGAAGGAGGGCACGCTCTTCGACCCGGACCCGGTCGCCCCCTGCCGCATCACCGAAGTGCTCAAGCCGGTCACTGAATACGAACCGGAGCCGGGGGTCTATGTGATCGACTTCGGCAAGCAGTGGGCCGGGGTCTGCCGGTTTACCGTGAGTCTTCCCGAAGGCCATGAGGTCCACCTGCGGCATGCCCAAGTGCTGCGCAAAGACAGGATGATTGACACCCGCAACCTCAGGCACAACGCAGAGAACCAGACGACCTACATCGCGGCGGGAACGGGCGACGAGCATTTCGAGGGCATCCCGTTCCACTACAACGGCTGCCGCTACGTCGAAGTCCGCGGGCTGCCCTCGCGTGACGCGCTCAAGGAAATCGAGGTCATCCACCTGTCCGACACCATGCGCGAAGTCTCCTCGTTCCGTTCTTCCAGCGAGCGCCTGAACAAGCTCTGGGCGATGATCCGGCAGACCTACCTGGGGAATCTCCGGGCCGGCATTCTGCAGGGCTGCGCCGGACGTTCGGAGCGCTGCGCCTGGCTGGGCGACGGCTATACCAGCCACGTCGGAGCAATTGAGTATTTTTTCGACAGCGCAGCCCACCACCGGAAGCGGATGCAGGACGTGCGGGACCAGGTTGCCTATCGGGGAGGAACTACGCATCCCGGGCAGGTCGGCTGCCGGGCGCCGAGCTTCGGAACGGCCGCCTGTCCATTCTGGTCCGACGCGGCCACTCTGATCCCGCGCAACGCGCATATCCTGTACGACGATATCGGTATCGTGGAGGACCAGTACGGCGACGGCGACGGCCAGGCCAAGGCACTGCTCGATTTTTATCTCCAGGCGAATGCTCCTTCAGGCAAATGGACGGCGGTTAATCAGAAGGGTTGCAAGATTTGGGGCCCTTGGCTGGGCCGTGGGATGCTTCTGCCGCCCGGATCGGGGCAGGACCGGTGGAACAGTGCCGACTACCCCAGCGACTGGTATTGGAAGAACCGAGGACAACTCAAGAAGTCGGTTTCGAAGGAGGCCTTCGGAACCGCCTGGTGGTCGATCAGTGCCCAGGCCACGGCCGACATGGCCCGGTTCCTCGGCAAGGAAAGCGAAGCCCGGGAATACGACGCCATGGCCGAGCGAAGCAACGAGGCACTGATCAGCGAGTTCGACAACGGCGACGGCACCTGGGACTACAACGATCAGCCGATCTATACCTATGGACTGTATTCCGGTGCCGCCACGGGCGATCTCGAAGCGCATTTTCTGAAAAATCTGATAGACGCTGTCGAAAACTATGGGGGACACAGTTCCGGCGGCAGTGACAGTATTCGCCTGATGCTGCAGACCCTTTCGGAACAGGGCTACGGCGACCTCGCCTGGTTCATGGCGATGCGGCCGGAAATGCCGTCATTTGGTTACATGGTCGATGCCGGAGCCACCACATCCTGGGAGCGCTTCGACCTCGATCATCCCGAGTGGGGGCTCAACTTCACCGGCGGTACGGTAAGTAAGAATCACGTCGGCTACCTGCCCGTCGGCCAATGGATCGTCGAGGACATCGTCGGCCTGCGGCCCGACCCGGCGCAACCCGGCTTCAAGCATTTCTTCATCAAGCCCTGGACCGGCAGCGAACCGAAGCAGATGGACTTCCGCTTCGACTCCTCGCGCGGCCCGATCCGCGTCGCCTGGGAGCGCAGCGGCGACCAGGTCACGCTCAACGCCGAAGTGCCGCCGAACTGCTCGGCCACCGTCCAGTGGCCCGGCGGCAAAGAAGAAACGCTGGGTTCCGGCACGCACACGCTCACCGGCGATGCGCCGCTCAAGCAGGGCGAAGGCGTCGAAGGCGGGCTCGACGAGATCCGGCGCTACTTCAAAGCAAACCCCTACGACCCCGCCAAGGACACCAACCGCTACTTCGAGATCAAAAAGGCGAAAGAAGCGGCAGCCGCCGAGCCGTCAGGCGTCTTCACTCCGGTCATCGAGTGGAACATGGAGGCGCTGAGCCCGCACGGGACGGTCCCGAATGCGGTCGGGGAGGGTCCCTATGTCGACGCCGGGCTGACGCTCAAGGGTGCGCGGATTGTGGACGATCCCGAGCGCGGCAAGGTGCTCGCTTTCGACGGCGAAGGCGCAACCGCTGAATCGCTCTTCAAGTGGGACGGCCACCGCGGCATCCGCGTCGAAATGGCGGTACGCAACGAAGCGCCGACCGGCCAGTCCGTCTTGCTGGCCGTTCCCCACGTCTTCCGCGTCTTCAAGGTGGCCGGCTTCGCCCAGATGGCGTTCAGTTCCAACCTGAAGCCCGATGTGCATGCAAACAGCGCGGGAATTCCCGTGCTCGACACCGGCGAATGGCGCACGATCACCGCCGAGTTCGACCCGGCCAACGGCATCGCCCGCATCGAGTGCGACGGCAAGGTCGCCACGCTGCCCGTTGCCCCCGGCGACACCCTCGCGTCAAAAAAATGGCCCATCCAGCTTGGCTCCAAACTCAACGCCTTCTTCAAAGGCCAGATCGACGACATCCGCATCAGCGTGATGGACTGATACAGGGGGATGGCAACGAATGGAATGAAAGCAGCGAGTTGAACAGAGAGGGCCGCAGCTTTGCGGCCCGGAAAACCGATCAGGAGAAAATGAAGATACAAAAAACAAAACGATGGCTCGCTGCCTTCGCGGCGGTGTTAATGGCCAGCTCCGTCGGCTTTGCCGACAGCTATGAAACCCCGCATCGCTGCGGGGAGTGGGGTGCGAACTGGATCGGGCGTTCGGCGGAGCAGGGCTTTGACGAACCGTTCGTCTACCTGCGCCGCGCGTTCGAACTCGAGGCCGCGCCCGCCTCGGCGGTCCTTCACATTTCCGCCAGCCGTTCCTACAAGCTCTATGTCAACGGCTCCTTTGTCGGCAACGGCCCGGCGCGCAACGTCAACCCGCGCTATTTTTACGACAGCTATGAGGTGGCTTCGCTCCTTCAGCCGGGCGACAACGTGCTGGCCGTGGCCTACGAAACGGCGGGAGGCTATGAAGGCGTCATCGCCCAGCTGGAGATGAGGGACGGCTCCGGAATGATCGTCCAGACGCTCGTCACCGATGAGAGCTGGAAGCTGGCCGTCGCGCCCTGGGTGGACTCCGGTGCCTACACGGCGGGGCATCATCCGACCGAGGTCTTCAACGCGCGTTTCGAACCGG
It contains:
- a CDS encoding alpha-L-rhamnosidase; translated protein: MMTQKTTRWIAAFAAVLISGVVQAETLRPVWPQCERLETAILKPGQTPEFSWGLDADGRDGAAQSAYQIKVATPDGKAVWDSGKVESDDTLDVPYGGPALAPASQFDWQVRVFDEKGKASDWTDPQRFFTGLKSWKSQWITSPEIAALAGNRDKLLEYHPVRMFRQEWSIEKPVKTATLYLSSLGCYRGWINGQLVSEDRFAPSIAQYGIRIFYRAYDVGDLLKAGDNAIAAILGRGSFADGKFGSYGQDFVTRLRAQLEIEYADGSRETVATGPDWRSMQERSPWRSADFNLGGTYDARLFDPAWTTVDFDDSDWKQAVVSAPKEGTLFDPDPVAPCRITEVLKPVTEYEPEPGVYVIDFGKQWAGVCRFTVSLPEGHEVHLRHAQVLRKDRMIDTRNLRHNAENQTTYIAAGTGDEHFEGIPFHYNGCRYVEVRGLPSRDALKEIEVIHLSDTMREVSSFRSSSERLNKLWAMIRQTYLGNLRAGILQGCAGRSERCAWLGDGYTSHVGAIEYFFDSAAHHRKRMQDVRDQVAYRGGTTHPGQVGCRAPSFGTAACPFWSDAATLIPRNAHILYDDIGIVEDQYGDGDGQAKALLDFYLQANAPSGKWTAVNQKGCKIWGPWLGRGMLLPPGSGQDRWNSADYPSDWYWKNRGQLKKSVSKEAFGTAWWSISAQATADMARFLGKESEAREYDAMAERSNEALISEFDNGDGTWDYNDQPIYTYGLYSGAATGDLEAHFLKNLIDAVENYGGHSSGGSDSIRLMLQTLSEQGYGDLAWFMAMRPEMPSFGYMVDAGATTSWERFDLDHPEWGLNFTGGTVSKNHVGYLPVGQWIVEDIVGLRPDPAQPGFKHFFIKPWTGSEPKQMDFRFDSSRGPIRVAWERSGDQVTLNAEVPPNCSATVQWPGGKEETLGSGTHTLTGDAPLKQGEGVEGGLDEIRRYFKANPYDPAKDTNRYFEIKKAKEAAAAEPSGVFTPVIEWNMEALSPHGTVPNAVGEGPYVDAGLTLKGARIVDDPERGKVLAFDGEGATAESLFKWDGHRGIRVEMAVRNEAPTGQSVLLAVPHVFRVFKVAGFAQMAFSSNLKPDVHANSAGIPVLDTGEWRTITAEFDPANGIARIECDGKVATLPVAPGDTLASKKWPIQLGSKLNAFFKGQIDDIRISVMD